A region of Pseudomonas cavernicola DNA encodes the following proteins:
- a CDS encoding multifunctional CCA addition/repair protein: MQIYKVGGAVRDRLLGRPITDTDWLVVGASAEEMQVQGFRPVGEDFPVFLHPQSGEEYALARTERKSGRGYGGFTFYANPEVTLEEDLIRRDLTINAMAEDDHGELHDPYGGRRDLAARLLRHVSPAFAEDPLRVLRVARFAARYAPLGFRVAPETLALMRQLSESGELLALTPERSWKEISRALLEPSPEVFIEVLRDCGALKVLLPEVDTLFGVPQPAAHHPEIDTGAHVLSVLHQCAEHAQPLTVRWACLLHDLGKGLTPKSQWPRHIAHERNGLRLIRAVNERCKAPRDCQELALLVGEHHTHGHRALELKPSTLLELLQSFDIYRRAQRFEEFIAACEMDARGRLGLEQRDYPQAAYLRGAAEAARAVTVQPLLAQGFQGAELGEALKRERLTALKAYKAGAGKA; the protein is encoded by the coding sequence ATGCAGATTTACAAGGTCGGCGGCGCTGTGCGCGACCGCTTGCTCGGCCGCCCAATCACCGACACCGATTGGCTGGTGGTCGGTGCCAGCGCCGAAGAGATGCAGGTCCAGGGCTTTCGCCCAGTTGGCGAAGACTTTCCGGTATTTCTCCACCCACAGAGCGGCGAGGAATATGCCCTCGCCCGTACCGAGCGCAAAAGCGGGCGCGGCTACGGCGGTTTTACCTTCTACGCCAACCCCGAGGTCACGTTGGAAGAAGACCTGATCCGCCGCGACCTGACGATCAACGCCATGGCCGAGGACGACCACGGCGAGCTGCACGACCCCTACGGTGGCCGGCGCGACCTTGCCGCCCGCCTACTGCGCCACGTGTCCCCGGCCTTTGCCGAAGACCCGCTGCGGGTGCTACGCGTCGCCCGCTTCGCCGCCCGTTATGCGCCATTGGGTTTTCGCGTCGCACCGGAAACCCTGGCATTGATGCGCCAGCTCAGCGAGTCCGGCGAGCTGTTGGCGTTGACCCCCGAGCGGAGCTGGAAAGAGATTTCCCGCGCCCTGCTGGAGCCAAGCCCGGAGGTGTTCATCGAAGTGTTGCGCGACTGTGGCGCGCTCAAGGTGTTGCTACCGGAAGTCGACACCCTGTTCGGCGTGCCGCAACCGGCCGCCCATCACCCGGAAATCGATACCGGCGCCCATGTGCTCAGCGTGCTACACCAATGTGCCGAGCATGCACAGCCTCTGACGGTGCGCTGGGCCTGCCTGCTGCACGACCTGGGCAAAGGCCTGACGCCGAAAAGCCAGTGGCCACGGCATATCGCCCACGAACGCAACGGCCTGCGCCTCATTCGCGCGGTCAATGAGCGCTGTAAAGCACCGCGCGATTGCCAGGAGCTGGCCCTGCTGGTCGGCGAGCACCACACCCACGGCCATCGTGCCCTGGAGCTGAAGCCATCGACCCTGCTGGAATTGCTGCAGAGCTTCGACATCTACCGCCGGGCGCAACGCTTCGAGGAGTTTATCGCCGCCTGCGAAATGGATGCCCGCGGCCGCTTGGGCCTGGAACAACGCGATTACCCACAGGCCGCCTACTTGCGCGGCGCCGCCGAAGCGGCGCGCGCAGTGACAGTTCAACCGTTACTGGCGCAAGGCTTCCAAGGCGCAGAGCTGGGGGAGGCGTTAAAGCGTGAGCGCCTGACGGCACTCAAAGCCTACAAGGCCGGTGCCGGGAAGGCCTGA
- the folK gene encoding 2-amino-4-hydroxy-6-hydroxymethyldihydropteridine diphosphokinase: MSLTPILLGLGSNIEREVHLTAGLEALSGFLQELHCSPVFESQAVGIKSGPFFNLVVAAQTDLPLLELDRRLKFIEADNGRYAPERKGLPLDIDVLLYGEQVGNFDGLVLPRAEILKNAFVLWPLALLVPKRLHPGVNQSFAALWQAAQIEQTLWPVSFIWRDSELTPSSLRQAFPAPAL; this comes from the coding sequence ATGTCTCTAACCCCGATCTTGCTTGGCCTCGGTAGCAATATCGAGCGCGAGGTGCATTTGACTGCCGGTCTCGAGGCGCTGTCGGGCTTTTTGCAAGAGTTGCACTGCTCGCCAGTATTCGAGAGTCAGGCGGTGGGGATCAAAAGCGGTCCCTTCTTCAACCTGGTGGTGGCCGCGCAAACCGATCTGCCGTTGCTCGAGCTGGATCGGCGGTTGAAGTTCATCGAGGCGGATAATGGCCGCTACGCGCCCGAGCGCAAGGGCCTGCCGCTGGATATCGATGTGCTGCTGTATGGCGAGCAGGTCGGCAATTTCGACGGACTGGTGCTGCCGCGCGCGGAAATCCTCAAAAACGCGTTCGTTCTCTGGCCGCTGGCGCTATTGGTGCCGAAGAGGCTGCATCCGGGTGTGAATCAGTCCTTCGCCGCGCTTTGGCAGGCGGCGCAGATTGAGCAAACGCTGTGGCCGGTGTCCTTTATCTGGCGCGACAGCGAGCTGACCCCGTCGTCGCTACGTCAGGCCTTCCCGGCACCGGCCTTGTAG
- the folB gene encoding dihydroneopterin aldolase — protein MDRVFIEGLEVDTVIGAYDWEREIRQCLRLDLSFGWDNRPAAAGDDLTKALDYAAVSARIQVFAAEAQFILVETFAERLAETLMSEFQIPWLRLKLTKPGAVPAASGAVGVEIERGCL, from the coding sequence TTGGACAGAGTGTTTATCGAGGGTCTGGAAGTCGACACTGTGATTGGTGCGTATGACTGGGAGCGTGAGATTCGCCAGTGCCTACGTCTGGATCTGAGTTTTGGCTGGGATAACCGTCCGGCAGCGGCTGGCGATGACCTCACCAAGGCGCTCGACTATGCCGCAGTGTCTGCGCGGATTCAGGTGTTTGCCGCCGAGGCGCAGTTTATCCTGGTGGAAACCTTCGCCGAACGTCTGGCCGAGACGCTGATGAGCGAATTCCAGATTCCCTGGTTGCGTTTGAAGCTGACCAAGCCCGGCGCCGTGCCGGCGGCCAGTGGCGCGGTCGGTGTGGAGATCGAGCGCGGATGTCTCTAA
- the plsY gene encoding glycerol-3-phosphate 1-O-acyltransferase PlsY, protein MFWLLAILAYLLGSLSFAILLSRLAGGPDPRVSGSGNPGATNMLRVAGKKLALLTLLGDLLKGLLPVLVAHLLGFHVQQQAWLGLAAVIGHLYPLYFHFRGGKGVATAAGMLLGLYPPAALLAVGAWALTFRLTRTSSLAALIATPLTLPLLAWQQPGALLPMSVLTGLIVWRHRGNLRDLLAGRERHF, encoded by the coding sequence ATGTTTTGGTTGCTGGCGATCCTCGCCTACCTGCTCGGTTCGCTGTCCTTCGCCATTCTGCTCAGCCGTCTGGCTGGCGGCCCCGACCCCCGCGTCAGTGGCTCGGGCAATCCCGGAGCGACCAATATGCTGCGGGTCGCAGGCAAAAAACTGGCGCTCCTGACCTTGCTCGGCGATCTGCTAAAGGGCCTTCTGCCCGTCTTGGTCGCGCACCTACTGGGCTTTCATGTCCAACAACAAGCCTGGCTTGGCCTGGCCGCCGTGATCGGTCATCTCTATCCGCTGTACTTTCACTTCCGCGGCGGCAAAGGTGTTGCCACTGCCGCCGGTATGCTGCTCGGCCTCTATCCACCGGCCGCCTTGCTGGCTGTTGGCGCCTGGGCGCTGACCTTCCGGCTAACGCGCACCAGTTCGCTGGCCGCCTTGATCGCTACACCGCTAACCCTGCCGTTACTGGCCTGGCAGCAACCAGGGGCACTCTTACCGATGAGCGTGTTGACCGGCCTGATCGTCTGGCGGCACCGCGGCAATCTACGCGACCTGCTCGCCGGGCGCGAACGCCACTTCTGA
- the tsaD gene encoding tRNA (adenosine(37)-N6)-threonylcarbamoyltransferase complex transferase subunit TsaD: MLVLGLETSCDETGVALYDSERGLLADALFSQIDLHSVYGGVVPELASRDHVKRMLPLIRQVLAESGSAPTDINAIAYTAGPGLVGALLVGASCAQALAFAWGIPALGVHHMEGHLLAPMLEEQPPEFPFVALLVSGGHTQLVRVDGIGRYQLLGESLDDAAGEAFDKTAKLIGLGYPGGPEIARLAESGTPGRFVFPRPMTDRPGLDFSFSGLKTFALNTWQQCRSAGDDGEQTRCDIALAFQHAVVETLTIKCRRALKQTDLKRLVIAGGVSANQALRQSLERMLAELKGNVFYARPAFCTDNGAMIAYAGCQRLQAGQHEGPSIAVQARWPMEQLPPL, translated from the coding sequence ATGCTCGTACTGGGATTAGAAACCTCTTGTGATGAAACCGGCGTCGCGTTGTATGACAGCGAGCGCGGTCTGTTGGCGGACGCTTTGTTCAGCCAGATCGATCTGCATAGCGTCTATGGCGGGGTGGTGCCGGAGCTGGCTTCGCGTGACCACGTCAAGCGCATGTTGCCGCTGATCCGTCAGGTGCTGGCTGAGTCTGGCAGTGCGCCAACAGACATCAATGCTATCGCTTATACCGCCGGCCCTGGCCTGGTCGGTGCACTGCTGGTCGGCGCTTCCTGTGCGCAGGCGCTAGCGTTTGCCTGGGGCATCCCGGCGCTGGGCGTGCACCACATGGAGGGGCATTTGTTGGCGCCGATGCTGGAAGAGCAGCCGCCGGAGTTTCCGTTTGTCGCGCTCTTGGTTTCCGGCGGACATACCCAGTTGGTGCGGGTGGATGGTATCGGCCGTTATCAGTTGCTCGGCGAGTCGCTGGACGACGCCGCGGGTGAGGCTTTCGATAAGACCGCCAAGCTGATCGGTCTGGGCTATCCCGGTGGGCCGGAAATTGCCCGTCTGGCGGAGAGTGGCACGCCAGGGCGCTTCGTTTTCCCGCGGCCGATGACTGACCGGCCTGGGTTGGATTTCAGCTTTAGTGGCTTGAAAACCTTTGCCTTGAACACCTGGCAGCAGTGCCGCAGCGCTGGGGACGACGGCGAACAGACCCGTTGCGACATCGCCCTGGCCTTCCAGCATGCGGTGGTGGAGACTCTGACCATCAAGTGTCGGCGTGCTCTTAAACAAACTGACCTCAAGCGTCTCGTGATCGCTGGTGGTGTTAGCGCCAATCAGGCGCTGCGCCAGTCACTGGAAAGAATGCTCGCGGAGCTCAAAGGCAATGTCTTTTATGCGCGCCCGGCGTTTTGCACCGACAACGGCGCGATGATCGCCTATGCCGGTTGTCAGCGCTTGCAGGCCGGTCAGCATGAAGGGCCAAGCATCGCGGTGCAGGCGCGCTGGCCGATGGAGCAACTGCCGCCGCTCTGA
- the rpsU gene encoding 30S ribosomal protein S21: protein MPAVKVKENEPFDVALRRFKRSCEKAGVLAEVRSREFYEKPTSERKRKAAAAVKRHAKKVQREQRRAVRLY from the coding sequence ATGCCAGCCGTCAAAGTTAAAGAGAACGAACCCTTCGACGTAGCTCTGCGTCGCTTCAAACGCTCCTGTGAAAAAGCCGGTGTTCTGGCCGAAGTTCGCAGCCGTGAGTTCTACGAGAAGCCCACTTCCGAGCGCAAGCGCAAGGCTGCAGCCGCAGTTAAGCGTCACGCCAAGAAAGTGCAGCGCGAACAGCGCCGCGCCGTACGCCTGTATTAA
- a CDS encoding GatB/YqeY domain-containing protein: protein MTEPSIKTCITEAIKVAMRARDKPRLMTLRLAMSDIKRIEIDEHIVVDDARTLLILDKMIKQRRDSLRQFSDAGRKDLADVEAAEIVVLQAFMPKPLDETEISSLIQQAIVDSGAQGMPDMGKVMAILRPLVQGRADMALVSQQLKARLSS, encoded by the coding sequence ATGACCGAACCTAGCATCAAGACCTGCATCACCGAGGCAATCAAGGTCGCCATGCGCGCCCGAGACAAACCTCGACTGATGACGTTACGCCTCGCCATGTCCGATATTAAACGTATCGAAATTGACGAGCATATCGTGGTCGATGACGCCCGCACCCTGCTGATCCTCGACAAGATGATCAAACAGCGTCGCGACTCCTTGCGTCAGTTCAGTGACGCCGGTCGCAAAGACCTCGCCGATGTCGAAGCCGCAGAAATTGTCGTGCTTCAAGCTTTTATGCCGAAACCACTAGACGAGACAGAGATCAGCTCGCTGATCCAGCAAGCTATCGTCGACAGTGGCGCCCAAGGCATGCCAGACATGGGCAAAGTGATGGCAATATTGCGCCCCCTGGTGCAAGGCCGCGCCGACATGGCACTGGTTAGCCAGCAGCTGAAAGCCCGTCTGTCCTCCTGA
- the dnaG gene encoding DNA primase, whose protein sequence is MAGLIPQTFIDDLLNRTDIVDVVSSRVQLKKTGKNFSACCPFHKEKTPSFSVSPDKQFYYCFGCGAGGNALGFIMDHDNLDFPQAVEELAKAAGMEVPREESGRSQKPRQPTDSPLYPLLTAAADYYRQALKSHPTRKAAVDYLKGRGLSGEIARDFGLGFAPPGWDHLLKHLGSDSLQQKAMIDAGLLIENAESGKRYDRFRDRVIFPIRDSRGRVIAFGGRVLGDDKPKYLNSPETPVFHKGQELYGLFEARKNNRDLDEVMVVEGYMDVIALAQQGLRNAVATLGTATSEEHLKRLFRIVPSVLFCFDGDQAGRSAAWRALESTLPSLQDGRRARFLFLPEGEDPDTLVRSEGTDAFRARINQQAQPLADYFFQQLTQEADPRSLEGKAHLATLAVPLIDKIPGANLRTLMRQRLSEITGLNSQALGQAIQNAPAEEPPSYDPSAYYDVAPDYAHEEYNPQPEQNWQKKSGQKGSGQKKWEKSWDKKGKRPDFEPRAPRVAAPVESPTLTALRTLLHHPELAHKVEDASHFAAENDTYAQLLVALLGALQKNPKLRSLQLIARWHGTEQGRLLRALAEKEWLIQADNLEQQFFDTITSLAARQRERSLEHLLRKARQSELSAEEKDQLRDLLSRTITPITPTSTGA, encoded by the coding sequence ATGGCCGGGCTGATACCCCAGACTTTTATTGATGACCTGCTGAACCGCACCGACATCGTCGACGTGGTCAGTTCGCGCGTTCAATTGAAGAAAACCGGCAAGAATTTCAGCGCCTGCTGCCCGTTCCACAAAGAGAAAACCCCCTCGTTCAGCGTCAGCCCAGACAAGCAGTTCTACTATTGCTTTGGCTGCGGCGCCGGCGGTAACGCACTGGGCTTTATCATGGATCACGACAACCTGGACTTCCCCCAGGCCGTCGAGGAACTGGCAAAAGCCGCCGGCATGGAAGTCCCGCGCGAGGAGAGTGGCCGCAGCCAGAAACCGCGGCAACCAACCGACTCGCCGCTCTACCCTCTTCTAACCGCTGCCGCCGACTACTACCGGCAAGCGCTGAAAAGCCATCCGACCCGCAAAGCCGCGGTGGATTACTTGAAGGGTCGCGGCCTGTCAGGCGAGATTGCCCGCGACTTTGGCCTTGGCTTCGCCCCGCCCGGCTGGGATCACCTGCTCAAACATTTGGGCAGCGACAGTCTGCAGCAGAAAGCCATGATCGACGCTGGCCTGCTGATCGAAAACGCCGAGAGCGGTAAACGCTACGACCGCTTCCGTGATCGAGTGATCTTCCCGATCCGCGACAGCCGTGGCCGCGTGATCGCATTCGGCGGCCGCGTCCTGGGTGACGACAAACCGAAATACCTGAACTCGCCGGAAACCCCGGTCTTTCATAAGGGCCAGGAACTCTATGGCCTGTTCGAAGCGCGCAAGAATAACCGCGACCTCGACGAGGTCATGGTGGTCGAGGGCTATATGGACGTGATCGCCCTCGCCCAACAAGGCTTACGCAACGCCGTCGCGACTCTCGGCACTGCCACCAGCGAGGAACACCTCAAGCGCCTGTTTCGCATCGTCCCGAGCGTCTTATTCTGCTTCGACGGCGATCAGGCCGGCCGTAGCGCAGCTTGGCGCGCACTGGAATCGACCCTGCCAAGCTTGCAAGACGGCCGCCGCGCACGCTTTTTGTTCCTTCCGGAAGGCGAAGACCCAGACACCCTGGTGCGCAGCGAAGGCACCGATGCATTTCGCGCGCGCATCAACCAGCAGGCGCAGCCGCTGGCCGACTATTTTTTCCAGCAACTCACCCAGGAAGCCGACCCGCGCTCACTGGAAGGCAAGGCTCATCTCGCCACCTTAGCCGTACCGCTGATCGACAAAATACCCGGCGCCAACCTGCGCACCCTGATGCGCCAGCGCCTCAGCGAAATTACTGGCCTCAACAGTCAAGCTCTCGGCCAAGCGATACAGAACGCACCCGCCGAGGAGCCACCAAGCTACGATCCGAGCGCGTACTACGACGTAGCTCCTGACTACGCCCACGAGGAATACAACCCTCAGCCCGAACAAAATTGGCAGAAGAAGTCCGGACAGAAAGGCAGCGGACAGAAGAAATGGGAGAAATCCTGGGACAAAAAAGGCAAACGCCCGGACTTCGAGCCCAGAGCGCCACGTGTCGCCGCACCGGTAGAGTCACCCACGCTGACCGCCTTGCGCACGCTACTGCACCACCCAGAACTAGCACATAAGGTCGAAGATGCCAGCCATTTCGCCGCAGAAAACGACACCTATGCGCAACTACTGGTCGCCTTGCTCGGGGCCCTGCAGAAGAATCCCAAGCTACGCTCATTGCAGCTGATCGCCCGCTGGCACGGCACCGAACAAGGCCGCCTGCTTAGGGCCCTGGCAGAAAAGGAATGGCTGATTCAGGCCGACAACCTTGAACAACAGTTTTTTGACACTATAACTAGTCTTGCAGCCCGCCAACGCGAGCGCAGCCTGGAACATTTGCTCCGCAAAGCACGTCAAAGTGAGTTAAGCGCAGAGGAAAAAGACCAACTGCGCGACTTGCTCAGCCGCACTATTACTCCCATCACCCCGACCTCAACTGGCGCGTGA
- the rpoD gene encoding RNA polymerase sigma factor RpoD — protein sequence MSGKAQQQSRLKELISRGREQGYLTYAEVNDHLPEDISDPEQVEDIIRMINDMGINVFESAPDADALLLAEADTDEAAAEEAAAALAAVETDIGRTTDPVRMYMREMGTVELLTREGEIEIAKRIEEGIREVMGAIAHFPGTVDSILAEYTRVTTEGGRLAEVLSGYIDPDDGIAAPAEAPVPVIKDGAAAEAETEDEEAEGDSEDEEEGDGGPDPEVARLRFGAVAEQLEKAKKVLKKHGRDSKQGIAELKALAELFMPIKLVPKQFDALVVRVRDSLERLRAQERAIMQLCVRDARMPRADFLRQFPSHEIDESWTDQLAKGKSKYAEAIGRLQSDIQRCQQKLAALEAETGLKLAEIKDINRRMSIGEAKARRAKKEMVEANLRLVISIAKKYTNRGLQFLDLIQEGNIGLMKAVDKFEYRRGYKFSTYATWWIRQAITRSIADQARTIRIPVHMIETINKLNRISRQMLQEMGREPTPEELGERMEMPEDKIRKVLKIAKEPISMETPIGDDEDSHLGDFIEDSTMQSPIDVATVESLKEATREVLAGLTAREAKVLRMRFGIDMNTDHTLEEVGKQFDVTRERIRQIEAKALRKLRHPTRSEHLRSFLDE from the coding sequence ATGTCCGGAAAAGCGCAACAGCAGTCTCGCCTCAAAGAGTTGATCAGCCGTGGTCGTGAGCAGGGTTACCTGACTTACGCCGAGGTCAACGACCACCTGCCGGAGGATATTTCCGATCCGGAACAGGTGGAAGACATCATCCGCATGATTAACGACATGGGGATCAACGTATTCGAGAGCGCCCCGGATGCGGATGCCCTGCTATTGGCCGAAGCCGATACCGACGAAGCCGCCGCTGAAGAAGCTGCTGCTGCGCTGGCCGCGGTTGAAACCGATATCGGGCGCACTACCGACCCGGTGCGCATGTACATGCGCGAAATGGGCACGGTGGAGCTGCTCACTCGTGAAGGCGAAATCGAAATCGCCAAGCGCATCGAGGAAGGCATCCGCGAAGTGATGGGCGCTATCGCTCATTTCCCGGGGACTGTCGACAGCATTCTCGCCGAATACACCCGAGTCACTACTGAGGGCGGGCGCCTCGCCGAAGTCCTCAGCGGCTATATCGACCCGGATGATGGCATTGCCGCACCGGCCGAAGCCCCCGTTCCGGTCATCAAAGACGGCGCAGCTGCCGAGGCCGAAACCGAAGATGAAGAAGCCGAAGGCGACAGCGAAGACGAAGAAGAAGGCGATGGCGGCCCAGATCCAGAAGTCGCACGCCTACGCTTCGGCGCGGTAGCCGAGCAGCTGGAAAAAGCCAAGAAAGTGCTGAAAAAGCACGGTCGCGACAGCAAGCAAGGCATTGCCGAGCTGAAGGCCTTGGCCGAGCTGTTTATGCCGATCAAGCTGGTACCGAAGCAGTTCGACGCCCTGGTTGTGCGGGTGCGTGACTCCCTGGAGCGTCTGCGCGCCCAGGAACGCGCCATCATGCAACTTTGCGTACGTGATGCCCGCATGCCGCGCGCCGACTTCCTGCGCCAGTTCCCCAGCCATGAAATCGACGAAAGCTGGACCGATCAACTGGCCAAAGGCAAGAGCAAATATGCCGAGGCCATCGGTCGCCTGCAGTCCGACATTCAGCGTTGCCAGCAGAAACTTGCGGCACTTGAGGCCGAGACCGGCCTGAAGCTGGCCGAGATCAAGGACATCAACCGTCGCATGTCGATCGGTGAGGCCAAGGCCCGCCGCGCGAAGAAAGAGATGGTTGAAGCGAACTTGCGTCTGGTGATCTCCATCGCCAAGAAGTACACCAACCGTGGCCTACAGTTCCTCGACCTGATTCAGGAAGGCAACATCGGCCTGATGAAAGCGGTGGACAAGTTCGAATACCGCCGCGGTTACAAGTTCTCGACCTACGCCACTTGGTGGATTCGTCAGGCAATCACCCGCTCGATCGCCGACCAGGCGCGGACCATCCGCATCCCGGTACACATGATCGAGACGATCAACAAGCTCAACCGCATCTCTCGCCAGATGCTGCAGGAGATGGGCCGCGAGCCGACTCCGGAAGAGCTTGGTGAGCGCATGGAAATGCCGGAAGACAAGATCCGCAAGGTATTGAAGATCGCCAAAGAGCCGATCTCCATGGAAACCCCGATCGGTGATGATGAAGACTCCCATCTGGGCGATTTCATCGAAGACTCCACCATGCAGTCGCCGATCGATGTAGCCACGGTCGAAAGCCTCAAGGAAGCGACCCGCGAAGTGCTGGCCGGCCTCACTGCCCGTGAAGCCAAGGTACTGCGCATGCGCTTCGGTATCGATATGAATACCGACCACACGCTGGAAGAGGTGGGTAAACAGTTCGACGTGACCCGCGAGCGGATTCGTCAAATCGAAGCCAAGGCGCTGCGCAAGCTGCGCCATCCGACGAGAAGCGAGCATCTACGCTCCTTCCTCGACGAGTAA